In a genomic window of Pedobacter sp. KBS0701:
- a CDS encoding PleD family two-component system response regulator: MSNVLVKKILIVDDDENIHDIIKLIFEEEHYHIKGILNPGNLEETIADFLPDIILLDILIGKYDGRDICNKLKHNPKTAYLPVILLSVLNMDDLNCSPNDTIEKPFDIVNLQQKVKALLDRP; the protein is encoded by the coding sequence ATGAGCAACGTGTTAGTTAAGAAAATTCTTATAGTTGATGATGACGAGAACATTCACGATATTATAAAATTAATTTTCGAGGAAGAACATTATCATATAAAAGGTATTTTGAATCCTGGTAATTTAGAAGAAACAATCGCTGATTTTTTACCAGATATTATTTTATTGGACATACTTATTGGTAAGTATGATGGTCGGGATATTTGTAATAAATTAAAGCATAATCCTAAAACAGCATACTTGCCGGTTATATTGCTTTCAGTTTTGAATATGGATGATCTAAATTGTTCGCCAAATGATACCATTGAAAAACCTTTTGATATTGTGAATCTCCAGCAGAAGGTGAAGGCATTGCTGGATAGACCTTAA
- a CDS encoding response regulator transcription factor gives MINIILADDHHIIRTSLKALIEKHEGINVVAEVSDGLAVLELLEKGIKADIILSDIVMPRLDGIALANTIKERGYTTKVVVLSILDDEKYASNAFTSGAFAYLSKDIEEDELLFCLKHVMKGKRYLSSNLCISILERFNTQLNILSQKMNTGINFSEREINVLKLIADGLTNQEIADKLYLSRRTVESQREALISKTGAKNSASLIRFAMRNGYVA, from the coding sequence ATGATTAACATTATTCTTGCGGACGATCACCATATCATCCGGACCTCACTTAAAGCACTTATAGAAAAACACGAAGGCATCAATGTTGTTGCAGAAGTGTCAGACGGTTTAGCAGTTTTGGAGCTTCTCGAAAAAGGAATAAAAGCTGATATTATTTTATCAGATATTGTAATGCCAAGGCTAGATGGAATAGCTTTAGCCAATACGATTAAAGAGCGCGGATACACCACAAAGGTTGTTGTTTTATCCATTTTAGATGATGAAAAATATGCCTCAAATGCCTTTACATCAGGGGCTTTTGCTTACCTGTCAAAAGATATCGAAGAAGACGAACTGCTGTTTTGCCTAAAGCATGTAATGAAAGGAAAACGCTATCTTTCTTCTAATTTATGCATCTCCATTTTAGAGCGTTTTAATACCCAGTTAAATATCCTTTCGCAAAAAATGAATACTGGAATCAACTTTTCTGAACGCGAAATTAACGTGTTAAAACTTATCGCCGATGGGCTGACGAATCAGGAAATAGCTGATAAATTGTACTTAAGCAGGCGGACGGTAGAGAGCCAAAGGGAAGCCTTAATCAGTAAAACGGGGGCGAAAAACTCCGCTTCTTTAATTCGTTTTGCCATGCGAAATGGTTATGTAGCCTAG
- a CDS encoding M42 family metallopeptidase encodes MAKKKDDEKKKHVAVVTKKSLQFLEEYINNPAPTGYEWEGQKLWLNYLKPYIDEHFIDNYGTAVGVINPKADFKVVIEAHADEISWYVNYITNDGLIYVIRNGGSDHQIAPSKRVNIHTENGLVKAVFGWPAIHTRHGEKEQAPELKNIFLDCGCTSKEEVEKLGIHVGCVITYEDEFMVLNDRYYVGRALDNRVGGFMIAEVARLLKENKKKLPFGLYIVNSVQEEIGLRGAEMIAQRIKPNVAIITDVTHDTTTPMINKNVQGDLSAGKGPVVSYAPAVQTNLNKLLIKTAEKNNIPFQRQASSRSTGTDTDAFAYSNGGVPSALISLPLRYMHTTVEMVHKEDVDNVISLIYESLLNITNGQDFREFK; translated from the coding sequence ATGGCTAAAAAAAAAGACGACGAAAAGAAAAAACATGTTGCTGTGGTTACTAAAAAATCGCTGCAATTTCTTGAAGAATACATCAATAACCCTGCTCCTACCGGTTATGAATGGGAAGGACAAAAACTTTGGTTAAATTATTTAAAACCATATATCGATGAACATTTTATCGATAATTACGGCACCGCTGTAGGTGTTATTAACCCTAAAGCTGATTTTAAAGTAGTTATAGAAGCCCACGCCGATGAAATTTCATGGTATGTAAATTACATCACCAATGATGGTTTAATTTACGTGATCCGTAATGGCGGATCTGACCATCAGATTGCGCCTTCGAAACGCGTAAACATCCATACTGAGAATGGCTTGGTTAAAGCAGTATTCGGCTGGCCAGCTATCCATACACGCCATGGCGAGAAAGAACAGGCTCCGGAGTTAAAAAACATCTTTTTAGATTGCGGTTGCACATCAAAAGAAGAAGTGGAAAAATTAGGCATCCACGTAGGCTGCGTAATTACCTATGAAGATGAGTTTATGGTTTTGAACGACCGCTACTATGTGGGTCGTGCTTTAGATAACCGTGTGGGTGGCTTTATGATTGCCGAAGTTGCGCGTTTACTAAAAGAGAACAAGAAAAAACTTCCTTTCGGATTATACATTGTAAACTCTGTGCAAGAAGAAATTGGCTTACGCGGTGCCGAGATGATTGCCCAGCGCATTAAACCAAATGTGGCCATCATTACAGACGTAACGCACGATACCACTACCCCAATGATCAACAAAAATGTTCAGGGCGATTTATCTGCAGGTAAAGGTCCGGTGGTCTCTTATGCCCCTGCTGTACAAACCAATCTGAACAAATTATTGATTAAAACTGCTGAGAAAAACAATATTCCTTTCCAGCGCCAGGCTTCATCACGTTCTACCGGAACCGATACCGATGCTTTTGCCTACTCTAATGGTGGCGTACCATCTGCATTAATTTCGCTGCCACTACGCTACATGCATACAACTGTAGAAATGGTACACAAAGAAGATGTTGACAATGTGATCAGCCTAATTTATGAAAGCTTATTGAACATCACCAACGGTCAGGATTTCAGGGAATTTAAATAA
- a CDS encoding RNA polymerase sigma factor — protein METLNFNCDIYQYRQPLFDRALAYTHDEDDAADLVQDTFMKAFRFSAKFEMGSNVRAWLFTILKNTFLNHYYKVKRKNEMIQQEEDLTSVQLVPSASSNAGTAKFMMEDIQKSLNALPEDCRFCFCRYFEGYKYHEIAAELDIPLGTVKTKIHVARGLLKKMLKNYKSGLAA, from the coding sequence ATGGAGACATTAAATTTCAATTGTGACATATACCAATACCGGCAACCACTTTTCGATCGCGCATTAGCCTATACGCATGATGAAGATGATGCTGCTGATTTAGTTCAAGACACCTTTATGAAAGCATTTAGGTTTTCGGCTAAATTTGAAATGGGAAGTAATGTGCGGGCCTGGCTTTTTACCATCCTGAAAAATACCTTTTTAAATCATTATTATAAGGTAAAGCGTAAAAATGAAATGATCCAGCAGGAAGAGGATTTAACTTCTGTTCAACTGGTTCCAAGTGCATCTTCGAATGCCGGCACCGCAAAGTTTATGATGGAGGATATCCAGAAATCGCTAAATGCCTTGCCTGAAGATTGTCGTTTTTGCTTTTGCCGTTACTTTGAAGGTTATAAATACCATGAAATTGCTGCAGAGCTTGACATCCCACTGGGTACCGTAAAAACCAAAATACACGTGGCCAGAGGTCTGCTGAAGAAAATGCTTAAAAATTATAAATCTGGTTTGGCGGCCTGA
- a CDS encoding PAS domain-containing protein, whose product MNKKNIDLSIICDGHWDVVFDHLGLGFWELSIATGILRSTRSFKQNFGYPPDGVLSYETVLGLILPEDLDHVQDEIELTVTKEKNSYDVVYRIRRPDGKIRWIKANGILSQEDGETLKLIGTTLDVTDLKQF is encoded by the coding sequence ATGAACAAAAAAAATATTGACCTATCCATTATTTGCGATGGTCATTGGGATGTGGTATTCGACCACCTTGGCCTTGGTTTTTGGGAGCTGAGTATAGCAACAGGCATACTTCGTTCAACCCGGTCGTTTAAACAGAACTTTGGTTATCCGCCAGATGGTGTTTTAAGCTATGAAACCGTTCTGGGCTTAATCTTACCGGAAGATCTTGATCATGTTCAGGATGAAATAGAGCTTACCGTTACCAAAGAAAAAAACAGTTATGATGTTGTGTACCGTATTCGCCGCCCGGATGGGAAAATCCGATGGATTAAAGCCAATGGAATACTATCACAAGAGGACGGCGAAACGTTAAAATTAATTGGAACAACTTTAGATGTTACCGATTTAAAACAATTTTAA
- a CDS encoding ATP-binding protein, whose amino-acid sequence MVELNNELFCALGDLSADGYFIFEPQQQKFLYLNKSFAGILELETDQIFDHPQILLNHVHPEDLAHAISCYEECMEDGKEKKYEFRLLFTGREKYVRIIVFAVQDRKDKHLIGTVEDTTVARHNKIHIEQINARKNITLEVLAHDLKEPLGMMKLTASSMEDSIAQMGDEQMMNSLSFIKDMCERNLLLVRSMINREFLKSSVIEIGKERADLVWELRDVVRFYKRSKLGKVKNIKFTSSAEQIYLYLDSMKFLQVINNLISNALKFTDDNGYIALHAEELENTVLITVTDNGIGIPEELQPGLFDHLPETLRPGLKGEESGGFGMGIIKAIVDLHQGKIWFKSKTGVGTTFYIELPK is encoded by the coding sequence ATGGTGGAATTAAATAATGAGCTTTTTTGTGCACTAGGCGATTTGTCTGCTGACGGATATTTTATTTTTGAACCCCAACAGCAGAAATTTTTATACCTCAACAAGTCCTTTGCCGGAATTTTGGAATTGGAAACAGATCAGATTTTTGATCATCCGCAAATACTTTTAAATCATGTACACCCCGAAGATTTAGCACACGCAATATCCTGTTATGAAGAGTGTATGGAGGATGGGAAAGAAAAAAAATACGAATTCCGTTTGTTATTTACTGGTAGGGAGAAATATGTGCGCATTATTGTTTTTGCCGTTCAGGATAGAAAAGATAAACATTTAATCGGTACTGTAGAAGATACTACGGTGGCTCGGCATAACAAAATCCATATCGAACAGATCAATGCCCGTAAAAATATCACACTGGAAGTATTGGCACACGATTTAAAAGAACCGCTGGGCATGATGAAATTAACCGCTTCATCAATGGAAGATAGTATTGCACAAATGGGTGACGAGCAGATGATGAATTCGCTTTCCTTTATAAAAGACATGTGCGAACGTAATTTGCTGCTGGTACGAAGCATGATTAACCGGGAGTTTCTAAAGTCATCGGTTATAGAAATCGGTAAAGAAAGGGCCGACCTGGTATGGGAGCTTAGAGATGTGGTTCGTTTTTACAAACGGTCTAAATTGGGTAAAGTTAAAAATATCAAGTTTACCAGTTCTGCAGAGCAGATTTACCTCTATTTAGATAGTATGAAATTTCTTCAGGTGATCAATAATTTAATTTCCAACGCACTAAAGTTTACTGATGATAATGGCTACATTGCCTTACATGCCGAAGAGTTGGAAAACACGGTGCTGATTACAGTAACAGACAATGGAATCGGAATCCCAGAGGAATTACAGCCCGGACTTTTTGATCACTTACCAGAAACGTTAAGACCCGGTTTAAAGGGTGAAGAATCTGGCGGTTTCGGCATGGGCATTATCAAAGCAATTGTTGATTTACATCAGGGGAAAATCTGGTTTAAGAGTAAAACCGGTGTCGGAACTACCTTCTATATCGAGCTGCCAAAGTAG
- a CDS encoding MFS transporter, with protein MAFCTGLIVANIYYCQPLVILIAKDFNLTEPDAGKITYLTQIGYALGLFLLVPLGDMFERKKQILIITGLAIFALLVAALSHTFFILEVASILIGTCSIVPQLILPLAANLSTDENRGANIGVIMSGLLVGILASRAVSGSIGFWLGWRAVYYIAAGICGMLILLMAKRFPQSYPAFKGSYKELMRSMFSYIKTQPALRETSIINFLAFAIISAFWTTMVLFLANPPFNFQTLQIGLFGIAGAAGALAAPLVGKLSDGNNPRKNLMIGFILQIVSIALFYFTGSHLYLFVIGIILIDIGQQAIHVTNQTRIYTLIPEARNRLNTIFMSVSFIGASCGSALGLWLWDQGGWNLFCYGMTAIILLNILTYQFYGRKKSQLK; from the coding sequence ATGGCTTTCTGCACAGGCCTGATTGTTGCAAATATTTATTACTGCCAACCTCTGGTAATTTTGATTGCTAAAGATTTTAATCTTACCGAACCCGATGCAGGAAAAATTACTTACCTCACACAGATCGGTTACGCTTTAGGCCTTTTCCTTTTAGTACCACTTGGTGATATGTTCGAGCGTAAAAAACAGATCCTCATCATTACCGGCCTGGCTATTTTTGCCTTGCTGGTGGCCGCGCTTTCACATACCTTTTTCATATTGGAAGTGGCTTCTATCCTGATCGGAACCTGTTCTATTGTACCACAATTAATTTTGCCGCTGGCAGCCAATTTAAGTACCGATGAAAACCGCGGAGCTAACATTGGCGTGATTATGAGTGGTTTACTGGTTGGAATTTTAGCCTCACGCGCCGTAAGTGGCAGTATTGGCTTTTGGCTAGGCTGGAGAGCCGTTTATTATATCGCTGCAGGAATTTGCGGCATGCTTATTCTTTTAATGGCCAAACGTTTTCCACAAAGTTATCCTGCTTTTAAAGGCTCCTATAAAGAACTCATGCGTTCGATGTTCAGTTACATTAAAACCCAACCCGCCTTAAGGGAGACTTCGATAATTAACTTCCTGGCATTCGCCATTATTAGTGCATTCTGGACAACCATGGTATTATTTCTAGCTAACCCACCTTTTAATTTCCAGACTTTACAGATTGGGTTATTTGGAATAGCCGGGGCGGCAGGCGCATTGGCTGCGCCATTAGTTGGAAAATTAAGCGATGGTAATAATCCGCGTAAAAATTTAATGATTGGTTTTATATTACAAATCGTTAGCATCGCCTTGTTTTATTTTACCGGCAGCCATTTATATCTGTTTGTAATTGGTATTATATTGATCGATATCGGTCAGCAAGCCATACATGTAACCAATCAGACCCGAATTTATACCTTAATACCAGAAGCCAGAAACCGACTGAATACCATTTTTATGTCGGTTAGTTTTATTGGTGCCAGCTGTGGATCAGCGCTAGGTTTGTGGCTTTGGGACCAGGGCGGATGGAACTTATTCTGCTATGGAATGACGGCTATAATTCTCCTTAATATTTTAACTTATCAGTTTTACGGAAGGAAAAAATCACAACTTAAATAA
- a CDS encoding acyl-CoA carboxylase subunit beta, which yields MDKKIALLKDKINQANLGGGQTRIDSQHKKGKLTARERIHFLMDEGSFEEIGMMVTHRSTDFGMEREKYLGDGVVTGYGTINGRLTYVFSQDFTVFGGSLSETHAEKICKLMDMAMKNGAPLIGLNDSGGARIQEGVVSLGGYADIFYKNVQASGVIPQLSAIMGPCAGGAVYSPAITDFILMVENTSYMFVTGPNVVKTVTHEEVTSEELGGAGTHATKSGVTHFACANEIEAIQHVKKLLSYMPQNCEEIADHLPYEAADENRPELNTFMPENASQPYDIREVIAAVADTDSFLEVHAAYAENIVVGFARLAGRSIGIVANQPAYLAGVLDSNSSTKAARFVRFCDCFNIPLLVFEDVPGFLPGTDQEWNGIITNGAKLLYAFSEATVPRISVITRKAYGGAYDVMNSKHIGADMNYAWPSAEIAVMGAKGAAEIIFKREITSAENPEEKWLEKEKLYSDIFANPYRAAERGFVDEVIEPAQTRTKLIKAFKMLENKVVNNPRKKHGNIPL from the coding sequence ATGGATAAAAAAATAGCATTACTTAAAGATAAAATCAACCAGGCCAATCTTGGCGGCGGACAGACCCGTATCGACAGCCAGCATAAAAAAGGTAAACTCACCGCCCGCGAGCGTATTCATTTTTTAATGGATGAAGGCAGTTTCGAAGAAATTGGCATGATGGTTACGCACCGGAGCACCGACTTTGGTATGGAACGCGAAAAATACCTGGGCGATGGTGTGGTAACAGGTTATGGAACAATTAATGGCAGGTTAACCTATGTATTCTCTCAGGATTTTACCGTGTTTGGCGGTTCACTTTCTGAAACCCATGCCGAAAAAATCTGCAAACTAATGGATATGGCCATGAAAAACGGAGCTCCGTTAATTGGCTTAAATGATAGCGGCGGTGCGCGTATCCAGGAAGGTGTTGTTTCTTTGGGCGGCTATGCCGATATCTTTTATAAAAATGTACAAGCTTCGGGGGTAATTCCACAATTATCAGCCATCATGGGCCCATGCGCAGGCGGAGCTGTTTATTCGCCAGCCATTACCGATTTTATTTTGATGGTAGAAAATACATCCTATATGTTTGTTACCGGCCCCAATGTGGTTAAAACAGTAACACATGAAGAGGTAACTTCAGAAGAATTAGGTGGTGCCGGCACACATGCTACAAAATCAGGCGTTACCCATTTTGCCTGTGCCAATGAAATTGAGGCTATTCAACACGTGAAAAAACTATTGAGCTACATGCCACAAAATTGCGAGGAGATAGCCGATCATTTACCTTATGAAGCAGCTGATGAAAACCGACCTGAACTAAACACTTTTATGCCGGAAAATGCTTCACAGCCTTACGATATACGTGAAGTGATTGCTGCCGTGGCCGATACCGACAGCTTTTTAGAAGTACATGCCGCTTACGCAGAAAATATCGTGGTGGGTTTTGCCCGACTCGCAGGGAGAAGTATTGGTATCGTGGCCAATCAGCCCGCTTATTTGGCGGGTGTTTTAGATAGCAATTCTTCAACCAAAGCCGCACGTTTTGTCCGCTTTTGCGATTGCTTTAATATTCCGTTGTTGGTATTTGAAGATGTTCCGGGTTTTTTACCGGGTACAGACCAGGAGTGGAATGGTATTATCACCAATGGGGCAAAATTATTATACGCTTTTAGTGAAGCTACTGTACCACGCATTAGTGTAATTACCAGAAAAGCGTATGGGGGTGCTTATGATGTAATGAACAGCAAACATATTGGTGCAGATATGAACTACGCCTGGCCAAGTGCAGAAATTGCTGTAATGGGTGCAAAAGGCGCAGCAGAAATCATTTTTAAACGAGAAATTACTTCAGCAGAAAACCCGGAAGAAAAATGGCTCGAGAAAGAGAAATTGTATTCAGATATCTTTGCCAACCCTTATCGCGCTGCTGAACGTGGTTTTGTTGATGAAGTGATTGAACCAGCCCAAACCCGTACAAAGTTGATAAAAGCCTTTAAGATGTTAGAAAATAAGGTGGTGAATAATCCAAGGAAGAAACATGGAAATATACCTTTGTAG
- the xth gene encoding exodeoxyribonuclease III: MKIATYNVNGVNGRLPVLLRWLEETQPDVVCLQELKAPHEKFPEQAIKDAGYNAIWHGQKSWNGVAILARNLEITELKRGLDGDPEDLQSRYIEAMVNGIVIGCLYLPNGNPAPGPKFDYKLQWFERFAAHTATLLAQNIPVVLAGDYNVIPTELDAYKPERWVEDALFRPETRLAFKNLIAQGWTDAIRKLYPTEIIYTFWDYFRNAYGRNAGLRIDHFLISPQVSDRLKSAGVDRNVRGWEKTSDHGPVWIELNDL, translated from the coding sequence ATGAAAATAGCTACTTATAATGTAAACGGTGTAAATGGCCGCTTACCTGTGCTGTTACGTTGGCTGGAAGAAACCCAGCCAGATGTAGTATGCCTTCAGGAATTAAAGGCCCCCCATGAAAAATTCCCTGAACAGGCGATTAAAGATGCAGGTTATAATGCGATCTGGCATGGACAGAAAAGTTGGAATGGAGTAGCTATACTTGCCAGAAATTTAGAAATAACAGAATTGAAGCGTGGTTTGGATGGAGATCCTGAAGATCTGCAGAGCAGGTATATAGAGGCAATGGTAAACGGTATAGTAATTGGCTGTTTATACCTGCCAAATGGCAATCCGGCACCTGGCCCTAAGTTCGATTATAAACTGCAATGGTTTGAACGTTTTGCCGCACATACTGCTACGTTATTGGCGCAAAATATTCCTGTGGTTTTGGCAGGCGATTATAATGTGATTCCAACTGAACTGGATGCCTATAAACCTGAAAGATGGGTCGAGGATGCTTTATTTCGTCCGGAAACACGTCTGGCATTTAAAAATTTAATTGCCCAGGGCTGGACAGATGCTATCAGGAAATTATATCCTACTGAAATCATCTATACTTTTTGGGATTACTTCCGTAATGCCTATGGCAGAAATGCCGGACTAAGAATTGATCATTTTTTAATAAGTCCGCAGGTGAGCGATCGCTTAAAATCAGCAGGTGTGGATAGGAATGTTAGGGGGTGGGAAAAAACAAGCGACCACGGACCTGTTTGGATTGAACTAAATGATTTGTAA
- a CDS encoding GNAT family N-acetyltransferase → MVQIEQIFPSLTWRIRHEAMYPELPFDHVKLPDDFDGIHFGLYLDHKLTGVVSLFHDEDIYQFRKLAILPGTQNAGYGSQLMAYILDFCKIQKATKLWCNARINAKEFYFKFGFHETDKTFFKDGYDFVVMEKELSS, encoded by the coding sequence ATGGTTCAAATTGAGCAAATATTCCCTTCTTTAACCTGGCGGATCAGGCATGAGGCTATGTATCCGGAATTACCTTTCGATCATGTAAAGTTACCCGATGATTTTGATGGCATCCATTTTGGATTATACCTTGATCATAAGTTAACAGGTGTAGTCTCTCTATTTCATGATGAAGATATTTATCAGTTCCGTAAACTGGCCATTCTGCCGGGTACTCAAAATGCAGGTTACGGCTCACAGCTAATGGCTTATATTCTTGATTTTTGTAAAATTCAAAAAGCGACAAAACTATGGTGTAATGCCCGTATAAATGCTAAGGAATTTTATTTTAAATTTGGCTTCCACGAAACAGATAAAACCTTTTTTAAAGATGGTTATGATTTTGTGGTAATGGAAAAAGAATTATCAAGTTAA
- a CDS encoding DUF1801 domain-containing protein: MAQNKTTENDFSVPDFLNTIADENKRADCFNLLDIIVETTGFKAKMWGTAIVGFGSYHYKYESGRAGDAPLFGFSPRKDAIALYLSSEFKNREELLAKFGKHKTAKACVYVKKMSDINVEVLKEMVTNSVARIRSMYP; this comes from the coding sequence ATGGCACAGAATAAAACGACAGAAAACGATTTCAGCGTTCCAGATTTTTTAAATACCATTGCAGACGAAAATAAAAGAGCTGATTGTTTTAACCTTTTGGATATTATTGTTGAAACCACAGGCTTTAAAGCGAAAATGTGGGGAACGGCCATTGTTGGTTTTGGCAGTTACCATTACAAATACGAAAGCGGCAGAGCAGGCGACGCACCTCTTTTTGGATTTTCCCCTCGAAAAGATGCCATAGCCTTATATTTATCATCTGAGTTCAAAAACCGCGAAGAATTGCTGGCTAAATTCGGAAAACACAAAACTGCCAAGGCTTGTGTGTACGTTAAAAAAATGAGTGATATCAATGTGGAGGTATTAAAAGAAATGGTTACTAATTCTGTTGCGAGAATCAGGAGTATGTATCCGTAA